From a single Ornithodoros turicata isolate Travis chromosome 8, ASM3712646v1, whole genome shotgun sequence genomic region:
- the LOC135367174 gene encoding kinesin heavy chain-like, which yields MNQNCNVPEAPPSECNIKVVCRFRPLNDAEERAGSRFIVKFPSGSEDCTSIGGKVYMYDKVFKPNATQEKVYNEAAKAIVKDVLMGYNGTIFAYGQTSSGKTHTMEGVLGDSIHQGIIPRIINDIFNHIYSMDENIEFHIKVSYFEIYLDKIRDLLDVTKTNLSVHEDKNRVPYVKGATERFVTSPEEVMEVIDEGKANRHIAVTNMNEHSSRSHSVFLINVKQENLDDQKKLSGKLYLVDLAGSEKVSKTGAEGMVLDEAKNINKSLSALGNVIAALADGNKSHIPYRDSKLTRILQESLGGNSRTTIIICCSPASFNECETKSTLEFGKRAKTIKNVVIVNEELTAEEWKRRFDKEKEKVTKLKGQLTKAEFELARWRNGESVPTDEQLKELESSTMSLSETPSAASSVANLAAVAAQNAAAAGAGADPLLAEERTRLYAQLDEKDDEIDRQSQLIEKIKEQMEEQEELISSTRRDYESLQQEMSRIQQENESAKEEVKEVLQALEELAVNYDQKSQEVDSKNREYENLSEELNQKLCQLNTAQNELQQMRDHSVHQKKRTTEMLTSLLKDLGEIGVVLGGNNADIKQPSTDVNGKIEEEFTVARLYISKMKSEVKALAQRCHQLETFQSECNKKIGSNEKDLAECRLLISQYEAKMKSLQESMKDIENKKRSLEEAVDSLNEDCSKLKAAEEMHIMASKEKEKEKDSAEKMREALEQQIEKHRDAHQKQLSSLRDEIADKMNHIDQLKDANQKLSLAQDRLQQEYEKLKQEEQEKSQKLQELQFLNARREQARQDLKGLEETVAKELQTLHNLRKLFVQDLQSRVKKSAVGEDNEEASSGGSLAQKQKIAFLENNLDQLTKVHKQLVRDNADLRCELPKLEKRLRATMERVKALETALKEAKESAMRDRKRYQYEVDRIKEAVRQKNLARRGHMAMIAKPIRAGQPHAPAGTAIRGGGGVAYHAPSAAMEKA from the exons ATGTGCTTATGGGCTACAATGGAACCATATTTGCCTATGGTCAAACGTCTAGTGGGAAGACCCACACAATGGAG GGTGTTCTTGGAGATTCCATCCACCAGGGCATCATACCCAGGATCATCAATGACATCTTTAATCACATTTATTCAATGGATGAAAACATTGAGTTCCATATAAAG GTGTCTTACTTCGAAATATACCTGGACAAAATCCGTGATCTACTAGATG TAACAAAAACTAACCTGTCAGTTCACGAAGACAAAAATAGAGTTCCTTACGTCAAG GGGGCAACAGAGAGGTTCGTGACTAGCCCTGAGGAAGTCATGGAAGTTATTGACGAGGGGAAGGCAAATAGACACATTGCAGTCACCA ATATGAACGAGCACAGCTCTAGGAGTCACAGCGTCTTCTTAATCAATGTGAAGCAGGAAAACCTCGACGACCAGAAGAAGCTCAGTGGAAAGCTGTACCTTGTAGACTTGGCTGGCAGCGAAAAA GTGAGCAAAACAGGTGCCGAAGGGATGGTTCTAGATGAAGCAAAAAATATCAACAAGTCGCTGTCGGCGCTTGGCAATGTGATAGCTGCCCTGGCTGATGGAAAT AAGTCTCATATTCCGTACCGAGACAGCAAGTTGACGAGGATCTTGCAGGAAAGTTTGGGAGGAAATTCTCGAACAACCATCATAATCTGCTGTTCCCCAGCCTCCTTTAATGAATGCGAAACAAAGTCTACCTTGGAATTCGGAAAGAG GGCAAAGACTATCAAGAATGTTGTGATAGTGAACGAAGAACTGACTGCTGAGGAATGGAAGCGGCGATTCgacaaggagaaagaaaaggttacAAAGCTCAAGGGACAGCTCACAAAGGCTGAGTTTGAACTGGCACGCTGGAGAAATG GGGAGTCTGTGCCGACAGATGAACAGCTGAAGGAGCTTGAGAGCAGCACCATGAGCCTCTCCGAGACACCCTCGGCAGCCTCATCGGTTGCAAACCTGGCGGCTGTCGCTGCGCAGAATGCGGCCGCCGCTGGCGCCGGAGCAGACCCGCTGCTCGCGGAGGAACGCACGCGGCTGTACGCCCAATTGGACGAGAAGGACGACGAAATCGACCGGCAAAGTCAGCTCATCGAGAAGATCAAAGAACAAATGGAAGAGCAGGAAGAG CTGATATCGTCCACGCGCCGCGATTACGAATCGCTTCAGCAGGAGATGTCGAGGATCCAGCAGGAGAATGAATCTGCTAAGGAAGAAGTGAAGGAAGTGCTGCAAGCCCTCGAAGAACTGGCAGTCAACTATGACCAGAAGTCTCAGGAAGTGGACAGCAAGAACCGAGAGTATGAGAACCTGAGCGAGGAGCTCAACCAAAAACTG TGTCAGCTGAACACTGCTCAGAACGAGCTCCAGCAGATGCGAGACCACAGCGTCCACCAGAAGAAGCGCACGACGGAAATGCTGACGAGTCTCCTCAAAGACCTCGGAGAAATCGGAGTTGTGCTTGGCGGAAACAACGCCGACATCAAG CAACCTTCCACGGATGTCAATGGCAAGATAGAAGAGGAGTTTACGGTCGCGCGTCTTTACATCAGTAAGATGAAATCTGAAGTAAAGGCGCTGGCACAG AGATGCCACCAGCTTGAGACGTTCCAGTCCGAATGCAACAAGAAGATCGGCTCAAATGAAAAGGACCTGGCAGAATGCAGACTGCTCATCAGTCAG TATGAAGCCAAAATGAAGTCCCTTCAGGAGTCCATGAAGGACATAGAGAATAAGAAACGTTCTCTCGAAGAAGCTGTTGACTCTCTCAACGAAGACTGTTCCAAGTTGAAAGCAGCTG AGGAGATGCACATCATGGCGTccaaagaaaaggagaaggagAAAGATTCTGCCGAGAAAATGCGAGAGGCCCTGGAGCAGCAGATTGAGAAGCACCGCGATGCCCACCAGAAGCAGCTGTCCTCCCTGCGCGATGAAATTGCCGACAAGATGAACCACATTGACCAACTCAAAGA TGCAAACCAAAAGCTGTCCCTGGCTCAGGATCGACTGCAGCAGGAGTACGAAAAGTTGAAGCAGGAAGAGCAAGAAAAGAGCCAGAAGCTGCAGGAGCTACA GTTCCTGAACGCGCGCCGTGAACAGGCTCGGCAAGACCTGAAGGGCCTGGAGGAGACGGTGGCTAAGGAGCTGCAGACCCTGCACAACCTGCGTAAGCTCTTCGTGCAGGACCTGCAGAGCCGCGTCAAGAAGTCTGCGGTGGGAGAGGACAACGAGGAAGCCTCCTCGGGGGGCAGCTTGGCCCAGAAGCAGAAGATTGCTTTCCTGGAGAACAACCTTGACCAACTGACCAAGGTTCACAAACAG TTGGTTCGTGACAACGCTGACTTGCGCTGCGAACTGCCTAAGCTGGAAAAACGCTTGAGAGCAACCATGGAGCGTGTGAAAGCTCTAGAGACTGCTCTGAAAGAAGCGAAAGAAAGTGCTATGCGCGATAGAAAGCG GTACCAGTATGAGGTGGATCGTATCAAGGAAGCTGTCAGACAGAAGAACCTTGCAAGAAGGGGACACATGGCAATGATCG CTAAGCCCATCCGCGCCGGTCAGCCGCACGCGCCTGCCGGCACTGCAATCCGCGGAGGAGGCGGAGTGGCATACCACGCTCCCAGTGCTGCCATGGAGAAGGCATAA
- the LOC135367169 gene encoding proline-, glutamic acid- and leucine-rich protein 1-like isoform X2 produces the protein MFTVIDKVFGDRHSPQDKAHFLEVSHHNSAYFGQSDPTPKVVAAKVNALLRAHSTSNDALLLLDCFLDVLPHNIVKGDVVAWIRSVTRLISCKKADPGQHIAWNVLLKLLQRVAKYTELSKDVPDVVSGILQKILEDLSPEVREPREGALKCLHTCMKHFGVLLGSQQGVLEKLLCRHLVGWNSSAVQELVCQCLAYLPWCCRGGVHKQTEMWAAQMRRLVATVNVCLDSLFEDLHVARSNVSADAALTLENSTSFGPHSTVFLNWRRVQNSSHAISLMFSTGVSHTVPVPSEEIIRVVSRMLSVSPSMMYSQPTAHEKMIASIMPSLQGSALELLKQLILSCRQTLARETESITEMVLQVILRSASQSCIDIRRLRKMAYSALGLWLQVSKSGSSLEGRVDKLISVLLKDIQIVTGSIELSRKGSNTVPSSPFITEDGNHVDILEDLCEQALHVLRQIVCTHGTRLKSDLLQEVQRNVVVLLLKIQQRRYNLPQPYGSPRCRSALYATLLSLMVNFNTSIPPPLHCCIRIFSAGLHDTSFEVAELCTHALACGTLIAHPLTSSLSRHALSGKALRCIRTTRDVASQTAADLADTTCAATQTTAPTFTAQEAKHHRPRHAKRHPYSTFRDEVYSDGEECEEEEEEYDEDELYHEEVEEEQHHNGLRTHNGGVAIAERSMYFKERLPLKRSMNRSPVREEYSSKRLHSEDVDEEESLDDESLGSMDEEEEVESESGAEDVSTAADVSAEMEFIDLDNEAEEAADEAAALSSELGSTQEAAVAAEPGESNAQLETEPVPEPELVTNTVEASLEDLGETAPKQETGEGVPSDMSDELCTKADEVQEVKAELEGTENHVDSTSAAKCAEEKGEEVIEEGKGDEGEAADANVEKVPVSDPQKSSQVKDGCGPDVAEMLLDFVDCSPDD, from the exons ATGTTCACAGTTATAGACAAGGTTTTTGGGGACCGACATTCTCCACAGGATAAGGCTCATTTCCTTGAAGTGTCTCATCATAACAGCGCGTACTTCGGGCAG TCGGACCCTACACCGAAGGTAGTAGCTGCGAAGGTGAACGCATTGCTTCGGGCTCATTCCACCAG CAATGACGCTTTACTCCTTCTGGACTGCTTCCTTGACGTGCTGCCACACAATATCGTCAAAGGTGACGTCGTCGCCTGGATACGGTCGGTGACCCGCCTTATTTCT TGCAAGAAGGCTGACCCGGGACAACACATTGCGTGGAACGTGCTTTTGAAGTTACTGCAGCGCGTCGCAAAATATACGGAACTCAGCAAGGATGTGCCAGACGTTGTCTCTGGTATCCTCCAGAAGATCTTGGAAGACCTCTCTCCCGAAGTACGAGAG CCACGAGAGGGAGCCCTGAAATGTCTCCACACGTGCATGAAGCACTTTGGTGTGCTGTTAGGATCGCAACAG GGTGTGCTGGAGAAGCTGCTCTGCAGACACCTTGTGGGTTGGAATTCTTCGGCAGTACAG GAACTGGTCTGCCAATGCTTGGCCTATCTGCCATGGTGCTGCAGAGGTGGCGTGCACAAGCAGACTGAAATGTGGGCAGCTCAGATGCGCCGCCTTGTGGCAACTGTCAACGTCTGCCTCGACTCTTTATTTGAAGACCTGCACGTTG CGAGAAGTAACGTCTCCGCTGACGCTGCATTGACGCTCGAAAATTCAACCAGTTTCGGTCCTCACTCAACAGTTTTCTTGAACTGGAGACGAGTGCAGAATTCTAGTCATGCCATTTCGCTCATGTTCAG CACCGGTGTTTCACATACCGTTCCCGTGCCAAGCGAAGAGATTATACGTGTTGTCTCTCGTATGCTCAGCGTCAGCCCTTCCATGATG TACTCTCAGCCGACAGCGCACGAAAAGATGATAGCTTCCATAATGCCGTCGCTTCAGGGATCGGCACTGGAGCTGCTGAAACAGCTGATCCTGAG CTGTCGGCAAACACTTGCAAGAGAGACGGAGTCCATCACTGAAATGGTATTGCAAGTCATTCTGCGGTCAGCATCGCAGTCGTGCATTGACATCAG GAGGTTACGGAAGATGGCTTACTCTGCTCTTGGCCTGTGGCTGCAAGTCAGCAAGTCGGGATCCAGTTTAGAGGGAAGGGTCGACAAACTGATCTCTGTGCTCTTGAAGGACATACAGATAGTTACAGGCTCCATTGAG ctGAGCAGGAAAGGCAGCAATACTGTACCCAGCAGCCCCTTCATCACAGAAGATGGCAATCATGTAGATATCTTAGAAGATTTATGTGAACAGGCACTGCATG tcttgcGGCAGATCGTCTGTACTCACGGTACACGGCTGAAGAGTGACCTCCTTCAG GAGGTTCAGCGCAATGTGGTGGTCCTGCTGTTGAAGATACAGCAGCGGAGGTACAACCTCCCACAGCCCTATGGGTCGCCTCGGTGCAGGAGCGCACTTTACGCCACTTTGCTGTCTCTTATGGTCAACTTCAACACCTCCATTCCTCCTCCACTTCACTGCTGCATTCGCATCTTCAGTGCAGGCCTGCACGATACTTCATTTGAG GTGGCAGAGCTATGCACCCACGCTCTCGCCTGTGGCACGCTGATCGCCCACCCGCTGACCTCTAGTCTTTCGAGGCATGCACTTTCTGGTAAGGCACTGCGTTGCATCCGTACTACACGCGATGTCGCATCACAAACCGCGGCAGACCTGGCAGACACGACCTGCGCCGCCACTCAAACGACAGCGCCGACCTTCACCGCTCAAGAAGCCAAGCATCACCGACCGCGCCACGCAAAGAGGCATCCGTATTCGACCTTCCGCGACGAGGTGTATTCGGACGGGGAAGAgtgtgaggaggaggaggaggagtacGACGAGGATGAACTTTATCACGAAGAGGTTGAAGAGGAACAACACCATAACGGGTTGCGCACTCACAACGGCGGAGTCGCCATTGCGGAACGGAGCATGTACTTCAaggagcgcctcccgctcaagCGGTCCATGAACCGTTCGCCCGTCAGGGAAGAGTACAGTTCGAAGCGTCTGCACTCGGAGGATGTGGATGAGGAGGAAAGCCTGGATGATGAGTCGCTCGGAAGCATGGACGAAGAAGAGGAGGTGGAATCTGAATCTGGAGCGGAAGATGTCTCCACGGCTGCTGACGTTTCGGCAGAAATGGAGTTCATTGACTTGGACAACGAGGCTGAGGAAGCCGCTGATGAGGCGGCGGCGCTGAGCAGCGAATTGGGAAGCACCCAAGAGGCTGCCGTCGCTGCTGAACCGGGAGAGTCGAATGCACAGCTGGAAACTGAGCCTGTTCCAGAGCCCGAGTTGGTGACAAACACCGTAGAAGCATCCTTAGAAGACTTAGGAGAGACTGCACCGAAGCAAGAGACTGGAGAGGGTGTTCCGTCGGACATGAGTGATGAGTTGTGTACAAAAGCTGATGAGGTGCAGGAGGTGAAGGCCGAATTGGAGGGCACGGAAAATCATGTGGACAGCACATCCGCGGCGAAGTGTGCAGAGGAGAAGGGAGAGGAGGTCATCGAAGAGGGCAAAGGCGACGAGGGAGAAGCCGCGGATGCCAACGTGGAGAAAGTGCCAGTAAGCGATCCCCAGAAGAGCTCGCAGGTTAAG GATGGCTGCGGTCCAGATGTTGCAGAAATGCTGTTGGACTTCGTGGACTGTTCACCGGACGACTAA
- the LOC135367175 gene encoding endoribonuclease Dicer-like isoform X1, whose product MALSWVDGSRYHWTKPVPRDCPILNSRFEILVRQYVPLEERINYSFKNKVFLVQAFTHGSFPSTMRDGIGHMRPLDFLGDAAIKFLLTVHLYGCIEPLTSYALTLTRQRVECNRFFGFLVVRHGWHKFLRCGSSTLNDDIVKYVKSVSRKDYEDTVDCRPPKPLADVFESLAAAIYLDSNLNLDIVWNVVYPILQSQIQRELCEVSRRCKTPSSYQEGTEETSDQSTTESVVSNR is encoded by the exons ATGGCCCTATCATGGGTTGACGGGTCTCGCTATCACTGGACCAAACCCGTGCCCCGTGATTGCCCCATCCTAAATTCTAGATTTGAGATCCTTGTACGGCAGTACGTACCACTAGAGGAACGCATCAACTACAGCTTCAAGAATAAG GTGTTCCTTGTGCAGGCATTCACCCACGGCTCTTTTCCGAGCACAATGAGAGATGGCATTGGGCACATGCGACCCCTGGACTTCTTGGGAGATGCCGCAATTAAATTTCTGCTAACAGTTCACCTGTATGGCTGTATTGAGCCGCTGACGTCGTACGCCCTTACCTTGACGCGACAAAGGGTGGAATGCAATCGCTTTTTTGGCTTCCTCGTCGTCCGCCACGGATGGCACAAATTCCTCAGGTGTGGGTCCAGCACACTCAACGATGATATCGTCAAATATGTCAAGTCCGTTTCGCGCAAG GACTATGAAGACACAGTGGACTGCCGTCCCCCAAAGCCGCTCGCCGATGTCTTTGAATCTCTGGCAGCAGCAATCTACTTGGACTCCAATCTGAACCTAGACATTGTGTGGAATGTCGTGTATCCGATCCTGCAGTCGCAGATACAACGTGAACTTTGTGAGGTTTCCCGTAGGTGCAAGACACCTTCCAGCTACCAGGAAGGCACAGAAGAAACTTCTGATCAGAGCACTACAGAGTCTGTAGTGTCAAACAGATAA
- the LOC135367169 gene encoding proline-, glutamic acid- and leucine-rich protein 1-like isoform X1 codes for MFTVIDKVFGDRHSPQDKAHFLEVSHHNSAYFGQTPIYLHSDPTPKVVAAKVNALLRAHSTSNDALLLLDCFLDVLPHNIVKGDVVAWIRSVTRLISCKKADPGQHIAWNVLLKLLQRVAKYTELSKDVPDVVSGILQKILEDLSPEVREPREGALKCLHTCMKHFGVLLGSQQGVLEKLLCRHLVGWNSSAVQELVCQCLAYLPWCCRGGVHKQTEMWAAQMRRLVATVNVCLDSLFEDLHVARSNVSADAALTLENSTSFGPHSTVFLNWRRVQNSSHAISLMFSTGVSHTVPVPSEEIIRVVSRMLSVSPSMMYSQPTAHEKMIASIMPSLQGSALELLKQLILSCRQTLARETESITEMVLQVILRSASQSCIDIRRLRKMAYSALGLWLQVSKSGSSLEGRVDKLISVLLKDIQIVTGSIELSRKGSNTVPSSPFITEDGNHVDILEDLCEQALHVLRQIVCTHGTRLKSDLLQEVQRNVVVLLLKIQQRRYNLPQPYGSPRCRSALYATLLSLMVNFNTSIPPPLHCCIRIFSAGLHDTSFEVAELCTHALACGTLIAHPLTSSLSRHALSGKALRCIRTTRDVASQTAADLADTTCAATQTTAPTFTAQEAKHHRPRHAKRHPYSTFRDEVYSDGEECEEEEEEYDEDELYHEEVEEEQHHNGLRTHNGGVAIAERSMYFKERLPLKRSMNRSPVREEYSSKRLHSEDVDEEESLDDESLGSMDEEEEVESESGAEDVSTAADVSAEMEFIDLDNEAEEAADEAAALSSELGSTQEAAVAAEPGESNAQLETEPVPEPELVTNTVEASLEDLGETAPKQETGEGVPSDMSDELCTKADEVQEVKAELEGTENHVDSTSAAKCAEEKGEEVIEEGKGDEGEAADANVEKVPVSDPQKSSQVKDGCGPDVAEMLLDFVDCSPDD; via the exons ATGTTCACAGTTATAGACAAGGTTTTTGGGGACCGACATTCTCCACAGGATAAGGCTCATTTCCTTGAAGTGTCTCATCATAACAGCGCGTACTTCGGGCAG ACTCCAATATATTTACAC TCGGACCCTACACCGAAGGTAGTAGCTGCGAAGGTGAACGCATTGCTTCGGGCTCATTCCACCAG CAATGACGCTTTACTCCTTCTGGACTGCTTCCTTGACGTGCTGCCACACAATATCGTCAAAGGTGACGTCGTCGCCTGGATACGGTCGGTGACCCGCCTTATTTCT TGCAAGAAGGCTGACCCGGGACAACACATTGCGTGGAACGTGCTTTTGAAGTTACTGCAGCGCGTCGCAAAATATACGGAACTCAGCAAGGATGTGCCAGACGTTGTCTCTGGTATCCTCCAGAAGATCTTGGAAGACCTCTCTCCCGAAGTACGAGAG CCACGAGAGGGAGCCCTGAAATGTCTCCACACGTGCATGAAGCACTTTGGTGTGCTGTTAGGATCGCAACAG GGTGTGCTGGAGAAGCTGCTCTGCAGACACCTTGTGGGTTGGAATTCTTCGGCAGTACAG GAACTGGTCTGCCAATGCTTGGCCTATCTGCCATGGTGCTGCAGAGGTGGCGTGCACAAGCAGACTGAAATGTGGGCAGCTCAGATGCGCCGCCTTGTGGCAACTGTCAACGTCTGCCTCGACTCTTTATTTGAAGACCTGCACGTTG CGAGAAGTAACGTCTCCGCTGACGCTGCATTGACGCTCGAAAATTCAACCAGTTTCGGTCCTCACTCAACAGTTTTCTTGAACTGGAGACGAGTGCAGAATTCTAGTCATGCCATTTCGCTCATGTTCAG CACCGGTGTTTCACATACCGTTCCCGTGCCAAGCGAAGAGATTATACGTGTTGTCTCTCGTATGCTCAGCGTCAGCCCTTCCATGATG TACTCTCAGCCGACAGCGCACGAAAAGATGATAGCTTCCATAATGCCGTCGCTTCAGGGATCGGCACTGGAGCTGCTGAAACAGCTGATCCTGAG CTGTCGGCAAACACTTGCAAGAGAGACGGAGTCCATCACTGAAATGGTATTGCAAGTCATTCTGCGGTCAGCATCGCAGTCGTGCATTGACATCAG GAGGTTACGGAAGATGGCTTACTCTGCTCTTGGCCTGTGGCTGCAAGTCAGCAAGTCGGGATCCAGTTTAGAGGGAAGGGTCGACAAACTGATCTCTGTGCTCTTGAAGGACATACAGATAGTTACAGGCTCCATTGAG ctGAGCAGGAAAGGCAGCAATACTGTACCCAGCAGCCCCTTCATCACAGAAGATGGCAATCATGTAGATATCTTAGAAGATTTATGTGAACAGGCACTGCATG tcttgcGGCAGATCGTCTGTACTCACGGTACACGGCTGAAGAGTGACCTCCTTCAG GAGGTTCAGCGCAATGTGGTGGTCCTGCTGTTGAAGATACAGCAGCGGAGGTACAACCTCCCACAGCCCTATGGGTCGCCTCGGTGCAGGAGCGCACTTTACGCCACTTTGCTGTCTCTTATGGTCAACTTCAACACCTCCATTCCTCCTCCACTTCACTGCTGCATTCGCATCTTCAGTGCAGGCCTGCACGATACTTCATTTGAG GTGGCAGAGCTATGCACCCACGCTCTCGCCTGTGGCACGCTGATCGCCCACCCGCTGACCTCTAGTCTTTCGAGGCATGCACTTTCTGGTAAGGCACTGCGTTGCATCCGTACTACACGCGATGTCGCATCACAAACCGCGGCAGACCTGGCAGACACGACCTGCGCCGCCACTCAAACGACAGCGCCGACCTTCACCGCTCAAGAAGCCAAGCATCACCGACCGCGCCACGCAAAGAGGCATCCGTATTCGACCTTCCGCGACGAGGTGTATTCGGACGGGGAAGAgtgtgaggaggaggaggaggagtacGACGAGGATGAACTTTATCACGAAGAGGTTGAAGAGGAACAACACCATAACGGGTTGCGCACTCACAACGGCGGAGTCGCCATTGCGGAACGGAGCATGTACTTCAaggagcgcctcccgctcaagCGGTCCATGAACCGTTCGCCCGTCAGGGAAGAGTACAGTTCGAAGCGTCTGCACTCGGAGGATGTGGATGAGGAGGAAAGCCTGGATGATGAGTCGCTCGGAAGCATGGACGAAGAAGAGGAGGTGGAATCTGAATCTGGAGCGGAAGATGTCTCCACGGCTGCTGACGTTTCGGCAGAAATGGAGTTCATTGACTTGGACAACGAGGCTGAGGAAGCCGCTGATGAGGCGGCGGCGCTGAGCAGCGAATTGGGAAGCACCCAAGAGGCTGCCGTCGCTGCTGAACCGGGAGAGTCGAATGCACAGCTGGAAACTGAGCCTGTTCCAGAGCCCGAGTTGGTGACAAACACCGTAGAAGCATCCTTAGAAGACTTAGGAGAGACTGCACCGAAGCAAGAGACTGGAGAGGGTGTTCCGTCGGACATGAGTGATGAGTTGTGTACAAAAGCTGATGAGGTGCAGGAGGTGAAGGCCGAATTGGAGGGCACGGAAAATCATGTGGACAGCACATCCGCGGCGAAGTGTGCAGAGGAGAAGGGAGAGGAGGTCATCGAAGAGGGCAAAGGCGACGAGGGAGAAGCCGCGGATGCCAACGTGGAGAAAGTGCCAGTAAGCGATCCCCAGAAGAGCTCGCAGGTTAAG GATGGCTGCGGTCCAGATGTTGCAGAAATGCTGTTGGACTTCGTGGACTGTTCACCGGACGACTAA
- the LOC135367175 gene encoding endoribonuclease Dicer-like isoform X2, translating to MALSWVDGSRYHWTKPVPRDCPILNSRFEILVRQYVPLEERINYSFKNKAFTHGSFPSTMRDGIGHMRPLDFLGDAAIKFLLTVHLYGCIEPLTSYALTLTRQRVECNRFFGFLVVRHGWHKFLRCGSSTLNDDIVKYVKSVSRKDYEDTVDCRPPKPLADVFESLAAAIYLDSNLNLDIVWNVVYPILQSQIQRELCEVSRRCKTPSSYQEGTEETSDQSTTESVVSNR from the exons ATGGCCCTATCATGGGTTGACGGGTCTCGCTATCACTGGACCAAACCCGTGCCCCGTGATTGCCCCATCCTAAATTCTAGATTTGAGATCCTTGTACGGCAGTACGTACCACTAGAGGAACGCATCAACTACAGCTTCAAGAATAAG GCATTCACCCACGGCTCTTTTCCGAGCACAATGAGAGATGGCATTGGGCACATGCGACCCCTGGACTTCTTGGGAGATGCCGCAATTAAATTTCTGCTAACAGTTCACCTGTATGGCTGTATTGAGCCGCTGACGTCGTACGCCCTTACCTTGACGCGACAAAGGGTGGAATGCAATCGCTTTTTTGGCTTCCTCGTCGTCCGCCACGGATGGCACAAATTCCTCAGGTGTGGGTCCAGCACACTCAACGATGATATCGTCAAATATGTCAAGTCCGTTTCGCGCAAG GACTATGAAGACACAGTGGACTGCCGTCCCCCAAAGCCGCTCGCCGATGTCTTTGAATCTCTGGCAGCAGCAATCTACTTGGACTCCAATCTGAACCTAGACATTGTGTGGAATGTCGTGTATCCGATCCTGCAGTCGCAGATACAACGTGAACTTTGTGAGGTTTCCCGTAGGTGCAAGACACCTTCCAGCTACCAGGAAGGCACAGAAGAAACTTCTGATCAGAGCACTACAGAGTCTGTAGTGTCAAACAGATAA